From Phragmites australis chromosome 5, lpPhrAust1.1, whole genome shotgun sequence, a single genomic window includes:
- the LOC133919109 gene encoding glutathione S-transferase Z1-like isoform X1: protein MAEAEATEVKARPRLYSYWRSSCSHRARIALNLKGPCCSGVDYEYKAVNLLKGEQSDPEFVKLNPMKFVPALVDEDAVIGYSYAIALYLEDKYPEPPLLPQDLKKKALNHQIASIVGSGIQPLHNLTVLRFIEQKVGAGEKLSWTQQQIERGFTAIENLIKGCAGKYATGDEVQLADVFLAPHTYVALDRTKIDMSNYPTLARLHAEYMAHPAFQAALPDKQPDAPSST from the exons ATGGCGGAAGCGGAGGCGACGGAGGTGAAGGCGCGGCCGAGGCTGTACTCTTACTGGCGCAGCTCGTGCTCCCACCGCGCCCGCATCGCTCTCAACCTCAAAGGTCCGTGCTGCTCGGGTG TGGATTACGAGTACAAGGCGGTGAACCTCCTCAAGGGCGAGCAATCTGATCCAG AATTCGTGAAGCTTAATCCTATGAAGTTCGTCCCTGCGTTGGTTGATGAAGATGCAGTAATTGGCTACTCTTATGCAATAGCATTG TATTTGGAGGACAAGTACCCCGAGCCTCCTCTTTTACCTCAAGACCTTAAAAAGAAGGCTTTGAATCACCAG ATCGCAAGCATTGTAGGTTCTGGTATTCAACCCCTCCATAATCTTACAGTGTTA AGGTTCATTGAGCAAAAGGTTGGTGCAGGGGAGAAACTCTCGTGGACCCAACAACAAATTGAGAGAGGTTTCACAG CAATTGAGAACCTGATAAAAGGCTGTGCTGGGAAGTACGCAACAGGAGATGAAGTCCAGCTG GCAGATGTATTCCTTGCACCCCATACTTATGTAGCGCTGGATCGTACTAAAATTGACATG TCAAATTACCCCACTCTTGCCAGGCTTCACGCCGAGTACATGGCACACCCAGCATTTCAAGCCGCGCTCCCTGATAAGCAACCAGACGCCCCTTCCTCTACCTAG
- the LOC133919109 gene encoding glutathione S-transferase Z1-like isoform X2, producing MAEAEATEVKARPRLYSYWRSSCSHRARIALNLKGVDYEYKAVNLLKGEQSDPEFVKLNPMKFVPALVDEDAVIGYSYAIALYLEDKYPEPPLLPQDLKKKALNHQIASIVGSGIQPLHNLTVLRFIEQKVGAGEKLSWTQQQIERGFTAIENLIKGCAGKYATGDEVQLADVFLAPHTYVALDRTKIDMSNYPTLARLHAEYMAHPAFQAALPDKQPDAPSST from the exons ATGGCGGAAGCGGAGGCGACGGAGGTGAAGGCGCGGCCGAGGCTGTACTCTTACTGGCGCAGCTCGTGCTCCCACCGCGCCCGCATCGCTCTCAACCTCAAAGGT GTGGATTACGAGTACAAGGCGGTGAACCTCCTCAAGGGCGAGCAATCTGATCCAG AATTCGTGAAGCTTAATCCTATGAAGTTCGTCCCTGCGTTGGTTGATGAAGATGCAGTAATTGGCTACTCTTATGCAATAGCATTG TATTTGGAGGACAAGTACCCCGAGCCTCCTCTTTTACCTCAAGACCTTAAAAAGAAGGCTTTGAATCACCAG ATCGCAAGCATTGTAGGTTCTGGTATTCAACCCCTCCATAATCTTACAGTGTTA AGGTTCATTGAGCAAAAGGTTGGTGCAGGGGAGAAACTCTCGTGGACCCAACAACAAATTGAGAGAGGTTTCACAG CAATTGAGAACCTGATAAAAGGCTGTGCTGGGAAGTACGCAACAGGAGATGAAGTCCAGCTG GCAGATGTATTCCTTGCACCCCATACTTATGTAGCGCTGGATCGTACTAAAATTGACATG TCAAATTACCCCACTCTTGCCAGGCTTCACGCCGAGTACATGGCACACCCAGCATTTCAAGCCGCGCTCCCTGATAAGCAACCAGACGCCCCTTCCTCTACCTAG